Below is a genomic region from Litoribacterium kuwaitense.
GCTTCTCACGCGCATTAAGCCAGGATCTTCACGCCGATCAGACCGACGACGAATTTAATGCAGCGCTTCAAGAAGCGGTCCAGTCGATTTATGACGCATCGGTCGCATAAACTAACGAGCCAGTAACGCGGGTTACTGGCTCTTTTTATCTTCCTCCTCCTTCAATTCAACAGGCTCGCACGTATCGGATTGCTGATCATAGATATAAGAAACAAACTACTCAAACTGTTCGTTATAGGCATCTTTAAATGACCCTTTTAAAAGCTTAGTGGCACATTTATAAAACCAATTGTTTGGAATTAAATACACTTCAACCCGAGAGTAAGTATCGTTGCCCTCTCTTCTGAGTGCGTACTTCGTAACGCTTGTCCCTTCTTTTGTCTTTGTTTGGAGTTCTGCCCTGTAAGGAGGATCAAGTAATGTATATGTTACCTCTAAAGAATAAATT
It encodes:
- a CDS encoding SRPBCC family protein codes for the protein KNVKCNQFDERIQASIDVVFTYLNEDRHVLQWNTTIVEQTYDGNESDLIEGSTFITKQRFGRKIYSLEVTYTLLDPPYRAELQTKTKEGTSVTKYALRREGNDTYSRVEVYLIPNNWFYKCATKLLKGSFKDAYNEQFE